The proteins below come from a single Campylobacter sp. CCUG 57310 genomic window:
- a CDS encoding class I SAM-dependent methyltransferase, with protein sequence MILPSNYDKIDFNELYKAQRAKSSFGSKSVEDWDNKAAGMNESVHDSIYIDEFLSRVDFNGVESVLDFACGPGTLSLKVAPKAKSVYAYDYSKNMLKFTEQNAAKLNLTNIKTAQKAFEDDWSDVPICDIVFASRCLEVDDLRGALAKLISKAKKAVYITFKVGASFVDEEILRVMKKEVEPKPDYIYLVNILAQMGYLPRLDFIKSENKHCAATSAEELIKKVTWGIGSELSDVEKERLRNYFNEGYELKNEPMIWAFVRVDV encoded by the coding sequence ATGATACTACCTTCAAACTACGATAAAATCGACTTTAACGAGCTTTATAAAGCTCAGCGAGCCAAAAGCTCGTTTGGCTCAAAAAGCGTAGAGGACTGGGATAATAAAGCAGCAGGAATGAACGAGAGCGTGCATGATAGCATTTATATCGATGAGTTTTTAAGCAGGGTTGATTTTAACGGCGTTGAAAGCGTGCTTGATTTTGCTTGCGGTCCGGGAACTTTGAGCCTAAAAGTAGCGCCTAAAGCAAAAAGCGTGTATGCTTATGACTACTCAAAGAACATGCTTAAATTTACCGAGCAAAATGCGGCTAAGTTAAATTTAACCAACATAAAAACCGCACAAAAGGCATTTGAAGACGACTGGAGCGATGTGCCGATCTGCGATATCGTATTTGCTTCGCGCTGCCTTGAGGTGGATGATCTACGTGGCGCACTCGCTAAGCTCATCTCAAAGGCGAAAAAGGCTGTTTATATCACTTTTAAAGTTGGAGCCAGCTTCGTCGATGAGGAAATTTTGCGTGTGATGAAGAAGGAGGTCGAGCCAAAGCCCGATTATATCTACCTTGTAAATATCTTGGCTCAGATGGGTTATCTGCCAAGGCTTGATTTTATAAAAAGCGAAAACAAGCATTGCGCCGCCACAAGTGCAGAGGAGCTTATCAAAAAAGTAACTTGGGGTATAGGAAGCGAGTTAAGCGATGTTGAAAAAGAGCGTTTAAGAAACTATTTTAACGAAGGCTATGAGCTTAAGAACGAGCCTATGATTTGGGCATTTGTGCGAGTTGATGTCTGA
- a CDS encoding YceI family protein, which translates to MKKLIKISAIAALLASFSYAQNYAIDHAHSTLGFQVKHLKIAKVNGKFKAYDAKVDYDKATNELKMLEVTIDTKSIDTDNKKRDEHLSSEDFFDAGKFDKITFKMTKFEKEGSDEGNIYGDLTIRGVTKPVKLDFEYGGDTKDHHGNEKIGFSITGEVMRKDFNVGSNFGDAMISEKVKIQVNVEAAAK; encoded by the coding sequence ATGAAAAAACTAATCAAAATATCGGCTATTGCGGCGCTTTTAGCAAGCTTTAGCTATGCGCAAAATTATGCTATAGACCATGCTCACAGCACATTAGGGTTTCAAGTTAAACACCTTAAAATAGCAAAAGTAAATGGTAAATTTAAAGCTTATGATGCTAAAGTTGACTACGACAAGGCAACAAACGAGCTAAAAATGCTTGAGGTAACAATAGACACCAAGTCAATAGATACAGACAACAAAAAACGTGATGAGCACCTATCTTCAGAGGACTTCTTTGATGCAGGCAAATTTGACAAAATCACTTTTAAAATGACCAAATTTGAAAAAGAAGGCAGTGATGAAGGCAATATTTATGGCGACTTGACCATAAGAGGAGTAACAAAACCCGTAAAACTTGACTTTGAATACGGTGGAGACACTAAAGATCATCATGGAAATGAAAAAATCGGCTTTAGCATCACGGGCGAAGTAATGAGAAAAGACTTCAACGTAGGCTCAAATTTTGGAGATGCTATGATCTCTGAAAAAGTAAAAATTCAAGTCAACGTAGAAGCTGCGGCAAAATAA